In the genome of Chryseobacterium arthrosphaerae, one region contains:
- a CDS encoding ABC-F family ATP-binding cassette domain-containing protein, which produces MNYVSAENLTKSYGIKVLFENISFHINEGDKIAIVAKNGSGKSTLLKILMGKEIADSGTVIINKDIQVVLFDQEIDYDPNLSIEEFMMTLDSEPILALKNYHKSLHSTDQDFIEKALADMEVHKAWDLENEMKQILSQLKITDLDAKMGTLSGGQIKRVALAKLLTETRAEHRHTLLIMDEPTNHLDVDMVEWLENYLNKAKITLLLVTHDRYFLDSVCDIIWEMEDRNLYVHNGSYATYLENKMIREENLNATIDKANNLYRKELEWMRRQPKARTTKSKSRIDAFYETEKVAKTDTRKEGLELDFEMKRLGNKILELKHIDKSFGDKVLLKDFSYQFQRGEKVGIIGKNGAGKSTLLNIIQGFEKADKGEIETGETISFGYFAQKGLTYKEDERVIDFIKEIAEHYPLANGRSLSASQFLRLFLFDDQTQYSPISKLSGGEKRRLHLMYILYQNPNFLIFDEPTNDLDLPTLTVLENFLQQFQGSLIIVSHDRYFMDRIVDHVLAFEGNGKIKDFVGNFSEYREAKSREESLEKNTTAKPEPVKETPAATVNASSSHSKRKLTFKEQRELETIEKEMPELEEQRAKILDQLNNETDYEKIAKLSSELETVSETLENQEMRWLELQELL; this is translated from the coding sequence ATGAATTACGTTTCTGCAGAAAATCTTACCAAATCTTACGGCATCAAAGTTTTGTTTGAAAACATTTCTTTTCACATTAATGAAGGAGACAAAATTGCCATTGTTGCCAAAAACGGAAGCGGAAAATCTACCCTTCTGAAAATATTAATGGGTAAAGAAATTGCAGACAGCGGTACTGTGATCATCAATAAAGATATTCAGGTGGTTCTGTTTGACCAGGAGATCGATTATGATCCCAATCTCAGCATTGAGGAATTTATGATGACTTTGGACTCGGAACCTATTCTGGCTCTGAAGAACTACCACAAATCCCTTCACTCTACAGATCAGGACTTCATTGAAAAGGCATTGGCAGATATGGAAGTTCACAAAGCCTGGGATCTGGAAAATGAAATGAAGCAGATTCTGTCTCAGCTTAAGATCACTGATCTGGATGCCAAAATGGGAACTCTTTCTGGAGGGCAGATCAAACGTGTGGCCCTGGCAAAATTATTAACGGAAACCAGAGCTGAACACAGACATACACTTCTGATCATGGATGAACCTACCAACCACCTTGATGTGGACATGGTAGAATGGCTTGAGAACTATCTGAACAAAGCAAAAATCACCTTGCTGCTGGTAACTCACGACCGGTATTTCCTGGACAGTGTCTGCGATATCATCTGGGAAATGGAAGACAGGAATCTTTATGTTCATAACGGTTCATATGCCACTTATCTTGAAAATAAAATGATTCGTGAGGAAAATCTCAATGCCACTATTGATAAGGCCAACAACCTTTACAGAAAGGAGCTTGAGTGGATGCGAAGACAGCCTAAAGCAAGAACAACCAAATCCAAAAGCAGGATTGATGCCTTCTATGAAACAGAAAAAGTGGCCAAGACCGATACCCGGAAAGAAGGCCTGGAACTGGATTTTGAAATGAAACGTCTGGGAAATAAAATTCTTGAACTGAAACATATTGATAAAAGTTTCGGGGATAAGGTTCTTTTAAAAGACTTCAGTTATCAGTTTCAGCGTGGTGAGAAGGTAGGAATCATCGGGAAAAACGGGGCTGGAAAATCTACTTTATTAAATATTATTCAGGGATTTGAAAAAGCAGACAAAGGGGAAATAGAAACGGGAGAAACTATTTCTTTCGGGTATTTTGCCCAAAAGGGACTTACTTATAAGGAAGACGAGCGTGTGATTGATTTCATTAAAGAAATTGCAGAGCATTATCCTCTGGCTAACGGAAGAAGTCTTTCCGCATCACAGTTCCTGAGATTATTCTTATTTGACGACCAGACGCAATACTCTCCTATTTCCAAACTTTCGGGAGGTGAAAAAAGAAGGCTTCACCTGATGTATATTTTATACCAGAATCCTAACTTCCTGATTTTTGATGAGCCTACGAACGACCTGGATCTTCCGACCCTGACGGTCCTGGAAAACTTCCTTCAACAATTCCAGGGATCTCTGATCATCGTTTCCCACGACCGTTATTTTATGGACAGGATTGTAGACCATGTGCTGGCTTTTGAAGGAAACGGAAAAATAAAAGATTTTGTAGGAAATTTCTCAGAATACAGGGAAGCCAAAAGCCGGGAAGAATCTTTAGAAAAAAATACAACGGCAAAGCCAGAACCGGTAAAAGAAACCCCTGCAGCTACCGTAAACGCTTCATCGTCCCATTCTAAAAGGAAACTTACCTTTAAGGAACAGAGAGAACTGGAAACGATTGAAAAAGAAATGCCTGAATTGGAAGAACAGCGTGCAAAAATCCTGGATCAGCTTAACAATGAAACAGATTACGAAAAAATAGCTAAGCTATCTTCTGAACTGGAAACAGTTTCTGAAACACTCGAAAACCAGGAGATGAGATGGCTTGAGCTTCAGGAATTATTATAA
- a CDS encoding Gfo/Idh/MocA family oxidoreductase, protein MQLVKAGLCAFGMSGKVFHAPFLKEHPGFFLSGIVERSKEESKDKYPEATIYRSVEEMLEKADVELVIINTPVQTHYEYARKALEAGKNIIVEKPFTVNVSEAEELVKLAEDKGLFLSVYQNRRFDRDFLKVKEILSSDKLGNIKEAEIRFDRFRTEPSGKQHKESPDQMGSGSLHDLGAHLVDQAIQYFGYPEKLFADVFSMKGSEFANDYFEILLFYKNDLRVRLKSSVFTKEDHHAYKIHGDRGTFLQERTDNQENELVSGAIPVYGKEWAQPLKEPDGIVNFLNEKGETERMETSSEAGNYMDYYQQIYEHIVFGYPLPSPGKEVILNMKIIDASLESSEEERVVVL, encoded by the coding sequence ATGCAATTGGTAAAAGCAGGGCTTTGTGCCTTTGGGATGAGTGGAAAAGTGTTTCATGCTCCTTTTCTAAAGGAACATCCGGGATTTTTTCTTTCCGGCATAGTAGAGAGAAGTAAAGAAGAATCTAAAGATAAATATCCGGAAGCAACCATCTATCGTTCCGTAGAAGAAATGCTGGAGAAGGCAGATGTTGAACTGGTGATTATCAACACTCCGGTGCAGACCCATTATGAATATGCCAGAAAAGCACTGGAAGCAGGAAAAAATATCATTGTTGAAAAACCTTTTACAGTCAATGTTTCAGAAGCTGAAGAACTGGTGAAACTGGCTGAAGATAAAGGATTATTCTTAAGCGTATATCAGAACAGAAGGTTTGACCGTGATTTTTTGAAGGTGAAAGAGATCCTCTCTTCGGATAAGCTGGGGAATATTAAAGAAGCTGAAATCCGTTTTGACAGATTCCGGACTGAGCCAAGCGGGAAACAGCATAAAGAAAGCCCGGATCAGATGGGCTCAGGCTCACTTCACGATCTCGGAGCACATCTCGTAGACCAGGCAATACAGTATTTCGGATATCCTGAAAAGCTTTTTGCTGATGTCTTCTCTATGAAAGGGTCTGAGTTTGCAAATGATTATTTTGAGATCCTGCTGTTCTATAAAAATGATCTTAGAGTACGGTTAAAATCATCGGTATTTACCAAAGAAGACCATCACGCCTATAAAATTCATGGTGACAGGGGAACATTCCTTCAGGAGAGAACCGATAATCAGGAAAATGAACTGGTAAGCGGAGCGATTCCTGTCTACGGTAAAGAATGGGCACAGCCCTTGAAAGAACCTGATGGGATCGTCAACTTTTTAAATGAAAAAGGAGAAACTGAAAGAATGGAGACTTCCAGTGAAGCCGGAAATTATATGGATTATTACCAACAGATCTATGAGCACATTGTTTTCGGATATCCTTTACCTTCTCCCGGAAAAGAGGTAATCCTGAATATGAAAATCATCGACGCCTCCCTGGAAAGTTCAGAAGAAGAAAGGGTGGTGGTGCTGTAG
- a CDS encoding TonB-dependent siderophore receptor, whose translation MKRQLLSLGLLFTAITVSSQLKNAEADTIRTQTIEDINLHKTGNPNQARPLSTKSNLTVMENPQPIAIVTHEIIEQQQAKQLSDVLQNVNGMYVTSSRGNSQDSFGGRGFILGNDNIFKNGARVNSGVFPEVSGLERVEVLKGANAMLFGNTAAGGVINMITKKPKFNFGGSIGLNGGSWNSYKPTVDIYGPLSKNIAFRVNGAYEYAESFRDVVESEKYYFNPSFLFNLSPKSQLIVEADYLKNNFTPDFGLGSIINPDGSYKINDLLPKNAFLGADWQYQNVEQVSTNITFNHQFTEKWSLNAVASYQNYTKDYYSTERVQWGYEKNSNRLFWQRPLNKTFNEQNYTSLQVNINGEFNTGNINHKVLIGTDGDYGIQNNYTYTNPTIYGTNGNTSATNNNLYLDDPSSWASGKMPDASLKDRTKIPTQRFGIYIQDFISLTKQLKVIAGLRWSYLETMTNTKNTFSNDLGDVDQKNTAISDRAFSPKAGLVYMPNDNLSVFATYTNSFAQNTGKDIYEQALKPTTIDQYEAGVKKNFWNNALAVNLTVYQIVYNNYYQTAPQLANGQANSDSFYKEFAGKMRSRGVELDITGNPTENLSIIGGFSYNNSVYLDTPDGFGYVEKQRLVRTPATTANASVFYKFTRFAKGLKVGAGAYFIGDRLAGWNDTKNGSTGLGARNGISRSFALKDYTTVMVSVGYEWKKFSIQGKVGNLFDVVNYNVHENYSVNPITPRNYYFTLTYKL comes from the coding sequence ATGAAAAGACAACTACTTTCTTTGGGGCTCCTATTTACCGCTATTACAGTGAGTTCACAGCTTAAAAATGCTGAAGCTGATACCATCAGAACCCAGACTATTGAGGATATTAATCTTCATAAGACCGGTAACCCCAACCAGGCAAGACCACTTTCTACAAAGTCTAATCTGACGGTAATGGAAAATCCACAGCCTATTGCTATTGTTACTCACGAAATCATTGAGCAACAGCAGGCAAAACAGCTTAGCGATGTTCTGCAGAATGTAAACGGAATGTATGTTACTTCCTCAAGAGGAAATTCTCAGGATAGTTTTGGAGGGCGTGGTTTCATTTTAGGTAATGATAACATCTTCAAGAACGGAGCAAGAGTAAACAGTGGTGTTTTCCCTGAAGTAAGTGGGCTGGAAAGAGTAGAAGTTTTAAAGGGAGCGAATGCTATGCTTTTTGGTAATACAGCAGCTGGTGGTGTTATCAATATGATTACGAAGAAGCCGAAATTCAATTTTGGTGGGAGTATAGGATTAAATGGGGGAAGCTGGAACTCTTACAAACCTACTGTTGACATTTATGGTCCTTTATCTAAGAATATTGCATTCAGAGTAAATGGAGCTTATGAGTATGCTGAAAGTTTCAGAGATGTTGTAGAATCAGAGAAATACTATTTCAATCCTTCATTCTTATTTAATTTAAGCCCAAAATCGCAATTGATCGTGGAAGCAGATTATCTTAAGAATAATTTTACTCCGGATTTTGGTCTTGGATCCATTATCAATCCTGACGGAAGTTATAAAATCAATGACCTACTCCCTAAAAATGCTTTCTTAGGAGCTGACTGGCAATATCAAAATGTAGAACAAGTTTCTACCAACATAACTTTTAATCACCAGTTTACTGAAAAATGGTCATTAAATGCTGTAGCTTCTTATCAGAACTATACAAAGGACTATTATTCTACAGAAAGAGTACAATGGGGATATGAAAAGAACTCAAACCGCCTTTTCTGGCAAAGACCTTTAAATAAAACATTTAACGAACAAAATTACACTTCATTACAAGTTAATATTAATGGAGAGTTCAATACTGGAAACATCAATCATAAGGTTTTAATTGGTACTGATGGAGACTATGGTATCCAAAATAACTATACTTACACCAATCCAACTATTTATGGAACAAATGGCAATACCTCTGCCACTAATAATAACCTTTATTTAGATGATCCGTCAAGTTGGGCCAGTGGAAAAATGCCTGACGCTTCCTTAAAAGACAGAACAAAAATTCCTACGCAAAGATTTGGTATTTATATTCAGGATTTCATAAGCCTTACCAAACAGCTTAAAGTAATTGCTGGGTTAAGATGGTCTTATTTAGAAACAATGACCAATACTAAAAATACATTTTCAAACGACCTTGGAGATGTTGATCAAAAAAATACAGCTATATCAGACAGAGCATTTTCACCAAAAGCAGGTTTAGTATATATGCCAAATGATAACCTTTCTGTATTTGCAACCTACACCAATTCTTTCGCTCAAAATACAGGAAAAGACATTTATGAGCAAGCATTAAAGCCTACCACTATTGATCAATATGAAGCAGGAGTAAAAAAGAATTTTTGGAATAATGCTTTAGCTGTAAACTTAACAGTATATCAAATTGTTTACAATAACTATTACCAAACTGCACCTCAGCTAGCCAATGGTCAGGCAAATTCAGATTCATTCTATAAAGAATTTGCAGGAAAAATGAGAAGCCGTGGTGTTGAGTTGGATATTACAGGAAATCCGACAGAAAACTTATCAATTATTGGAGGATTCTCTTACAACAATTCTGTATATCTTGACACACCAGATGGTTTTGGATATGTTGAAAAACAGAGATTGGTAAGAACACCAGCTACAACAGCCAACGCTTCTGTATTTTATAAATTCACGCGTTTTGCAAAAGGCTTGAAAGTAGGCGCAGGAGCTTACTTCATCGGGGATAGATTAGCTGGATGGAATGACACTAAAAATGGTTCTACTGGCTTAGGCGCAAGAAATGGAATCAGTAGATCATTTGCATTAAAAGATTACACTACCGTAATGGTATCTGTAGGTTACGAATGGAAGAAATTCTCTATCCAGGGAAAGGTGGGGAACCTGTTTGATGTGGTCAACTACAATGTTCACGAGAATTATTCAGTGAATCCGATTACACCGAGAAATTATTATTTTACGCTGACTTACAAGCTGTAA
- a CDS encoding outer membrane beta-barrel protein: protein MKKLILTGILAVAGLTATANAQIQKGNWMVGGNLAGANFGLNKGGGYDFNIQPKGAYFIEDNVALGGYVDLGFKGAKDAPTTFTYNVGALGRYYLNPGEQGVNNLLHHGRWFFEGNVGIGGTSISKGGSSSNGLNFGFGPGYSYFITPNIGLEGLVKYDANAGFGSGGYTNKITFGLGFQIYLPTSKAKQIINDVK, encoded by the coding sequence ATGAAAAAACTTATTTTAACAGGGATATTAGCTGTAGCAGGTTTAACAGCAACTGCCAATGCTCAGATTCAGAAAGGTAATTGGATGGTAGGGGGTAACCTTGCGGGTGCCAACTTCGGATTAAACAAGGGAGGTGGCTATGATTTTAATATTCAGCCGAAGGGAGCTTATTTTATTGAAGATAACGTTGCATTAGGAGGTTATGTAGATTTAGGTTTCAAAGGAGCTAAAGATGCGCCAACTACTTTTACGTATAACGTAGGGGCATTAGGACGTTACTATCTTAACCCGGGAGAGCAGGGAGTAAACAACTTACTACACCACGGAAGATGGTTCTTTGAAGGTAATGTGGGTATCGGAGGAACATCAATCTCTAAAGGAGGTTCTTCTTCTAACGGACTTAACTTCGGTTTCGGACCTGGTTATTCTTACTTCATTACTCCAAACATTGGTTTGGAAGGTTTAGTAAAATATGACGCAAACGCTGGATTCGGAAGCGGTGGATATACCAACAAAATTACTTTTGGTTTAGGTTTCCAGATTTATCTTCCAACGTCTAAAGCAAAACAAATCATCAACGACGTTAAGTAA
- a CDS encoding peroxiredoxin — MSIKLGDTAPNFQAESSAGDINFYHYLGDSWGILFSHPADYTPVCTTELGYTAKLQSEFDARNTKVIALSVDGVEDHQNWVKDINETQKTEVRFPIIADKDRKVSELYDFIHPNASATATVRSLLIIDPAKKVRLIITYPASTGRNFDEILRVLDSLQLVDQHQVATPVNWKDGEDVIVPPSISTEDARKIFPKGVREIKPYLRYTPQPNT; from the coding sequence ATGTCAATCAAACTAGGAGATACAGCACCCAACTTTCAGGCAGAGTCATCGGCAGGAGATATTAATTTCTATCATTATCTGGGAGATTCCTGGGGAATTCTGTTTTCCCATCCTGCAGATTATACTCCGGTATGCACTACGGAACTGGGATATACTGCAAAACTACAGTCTGAGTTTGATGCCAGAAACACGAAAGTGATTGCTTTAAGTGTAGATGGGGTAGAAGACCATCAAAACTGGGTGAAAGACATTAATGAAACCCAGAAGACGGAGGTCCGCTTTCCTATTATTGCAGACAAGGACAGAAAAGTTTCAGAATTGTATGACTTTATCCATCCCAATGCTTCGGCTACAGCTACAGTGCGTTCCCTGCTGATTATTGATCCGGCAAAAAAGGTCAGACTGATCATTACTTACCCTGCATCTACAGGAAGAAATTTTGATGAGATCTTACGGGTTCTGGATTCCTTACAGCTGGTGGATCAGCATCAGGTTGCCACACCTGTCAATTGGAAAGATGGTGAAGATGTTATTGTACCGCCCTCCATTTCTACTGAAGATGCCAGAAAAATATTCCCTAAAGGAGTGAGAGAAATAAAGCCGTATTTAAGATATACGCCTCAACCGAATACATGA
- a CDS encoding mechanosensitive ion channel family protein has product MQKTGISYIDVVYKVLENWYVTFAELTPKLIVGILVFTFFLLSSKYLSIAAVKLFHKFFPKSQKESSLVTLIGVFRFLIMLMGTFISLEIMGFSGFLWKFIGSLGVAGVIAGVALKDLVSSIFSGMLIGIDKAFKVGDYITIGTHSGTVQEIGFLTTKILTDDGKKAYIPNQVVFNAPFYNITASPQRRIILNFEIPADEDISKAQKGILEVIKDLDNVDKLDTAEVIFTDLKQGSFNLQVKFWIKVGANLAQTKSKAYLNIKERFDTDNIQLVTPTSISITNADSASLENHDK; this is encoded by the coding sequence ATGCAGAAAACCGGAATCAGTTATATTGACGTTGTTTATAAAGTCCTCGAAAACTGGTATGTAACCTTTGCCGAACTTACTCCGAAGCTGATTGTCGGAATTTTAGTCTTTACATTTTTTCTTCTTTCCAGTAAATACCTGAGTATTGCTGCCGTAAAACTCTTTCATAAATTCTTTCCGAAAAGCCAGAAAGAAAGCTCCCTGGTTACTTTAATCGGTGTATTCCGTTTTCTGATCATGCTCATGGGAACTTTTATTTCTTTAGAAATTATGGGTTTCAGTGGTTTTCTATGGAAATTCATCGGAAGTTTGGGAGTGGCCGGGGTGATTGCCGGGGTAGCTTTAAAAGATCTGGTATCCAGTATATTTTCAGGAATGCTCATCGGAATTGATAAAGCCTTCAAAGTAGGCGATTATATTACCATTGGAACTCACTCGGGAACGGTTCAGGAAATTGGCTTTCTGACAACAAAAATCCTTACGGACGATGGTAAAAAAGCCTATATCCCGAATCAGGTTGTTTTCAACGCTCCGTTCTATAATATTACAGCTTCTCCACAACGGAGAATTATTTTAAATTTTGAAATCCCTGCGGATGAAGATATCAGCAAGGCACAAAAGGGAATTCTGGAAGTGATTAAAGACCTTGATAATGTGGATAAGCTCGATACTGCCGAAGTTATTTTTACAGACCTGAAGCAGGGATCCTTTAATCTCCAGGTTAAATTCTGGATCAAAGTAGGAGCCAATCTTGCTCAGACCAAAAGTAAAGCCTATCTCAATATCAAAGAGCGTTTTGATACGGACAATATCCAGCTGGTAACCCCAACAAGTATCAGTATTACAAATGCAGATTCCGCCTCATTGGAGAATCATGATAAGTAA
- the sucC gene encoding ADP-forming succinate--CoA ligase subunit beta has product MNLHEYQSKEILSKYGVAIQRGFVANNVDEAVAAAEKLTAETGAQGWVVKAQIHAGGRGKGGGVKFSPNMDKLKENAQNIIGMQLVTPQTSAEGKKVNSVLVAEDVYYPGETETKEFYVSILLDRAEGKNTVVYSTEGGMDIEHVAEVTPHLIHKEIIDPALGLQGFQARKIAFNLGLEGNAFKEFTKFITSLYNAYVGIDASLFEINPVLKTSDNKIIAVDAKVTLDDNSLFRHKDLAELRDTREEDPMDVEAGEAGLNFVKLDGNVACMVNGAGLAMATMDIIKLSGGNPANFLDVGGTADAQRVQTAFGIILRDPNVKAILINIFGGIVRCDRVAQGVVDAYKAMGSLPVPLIVRLQGTNAVEAKKLIDESGLPVHSAITLEEAANKVKEVLA; this is encoded by the coding sequence ATGAATCTTCACGAGTATCAATCAAAAGAGATTTTATCAAAGTATGGAGTAGCTATCCAACGTGGTTTCGTTGCAAACAATGTAGATGAAGCTGTAGCTGCTGCTGAAAAACTAACTGCTGAAACTGGCGCTCAAGGGTGGGTAGTAAAAGCTCAGATCCACGCAGGTGGTCGTGGTAAAGGTGGTGGTGTAAAGTTCTCTCCAAACATGGATAAGCTTAAAGAAAACGCTCAGAACATCATCGGAATGCAGTTGGTAACTCCACAAACTTCTGCTGAGGGTAAAAAAGTAAATTCTGTTTTGGTTGCAGAGGATGTATATTATCCAGGTGAAACAGAAACTAAAGAATTTTATGTTTCTATTCTTTTAGACAGAGCTGAAGGTAAAAATACAGTTGTATATTCTACTGAAGGAGGTATGGATATTGAGCACGTTGCTGAAGTGACTCCTCATTTGATCCACAAAGAAATCATTGATCCTGCTTTAGGTCTTCAGGGTTTCCAGGCCAGAAAAATTGCTTTCAACCTAGGTCTTGAAGGGAATGCTTTCAAAGAATTTACAAAGTTCATCACTTCTTTATATAACGCTTACGTTGGTATCGATGCATCTCTTTTCGAAATCAACCCGGTGTTGAAAACTTCTGATAACAAAATTATCGCTGTAGATGCTAAAGTAACTTTGGATGACAACTCATTGTTCCGTCACAAAGACTTAGCTGAGCTTAGAGATACAAGAGAAGAAGATCCAATGGATGTAGAAGCTGGTGAAGCTGGTCTTAACTTCGTAAAACTAGACGGTAACGTAGCTTGTATGGTAAACGGAGCAGGTCTTGCAATGGCAACTATGGATATCATCAAATTATCCGGTGGTAACCCGGCTAACTTCCTTGACGTAGGTGGTACTGCTGACGCTCAGAGAGTACAGACTGCTTTCGGAATCATCTTAAGAGATCCAAACGTAAAAGCAATCCTTATCAACATCTTCGGAGGTATCGTAAGATGTGACAGAGTGGCTCAGGGTGTTGTAGATGCTTACAAAGCTATGGGTAGCCTTCCGGTTCCATTGATCGTAAGATTACAGGGAACCAACGCTGTAGAAGCTAAAAAATTAATTGACGAGTCTGGTCTTCCGGTTCACTCTGCAATTACTTTAGAAGAAGCTGCAAACAAAGTAAAAGAAGTTTTAGCGTAA
- a CDS encoding peptidase domain-containing ABC transporter, with amino-acid sequence MEITANEQGKRLIRYITKEKKDVTNIYFYAILNGLVSLSIPLGIQSIVSFVMGATMATSIYILIFFVVMGTWLVGYFRLKVIEIIEKIQQKIYVEFSIAIADKIPKIHLSHTRKYYLPELMNRFFDIQNLQKGVSKILLEIPTALIQIFFGILLLSFYHPWFLAFGALVVICVIIIFRYTMESGIKSSIEESNRKYDTAAWIEDIAGSVKTFKLHADSGAHLKGTDDRVVEYLDHRTSHFKVLVFQYKTIIAFKVIITLAMLAIGTYLLISQKLNIGAFIATEIVVLSIMAAVEKLIISLESYYDLIAAYAKLSKITDLKEEQNGEIILSQKGKGFEIEFKDVSFSFNETTPILSHLNFKIKENSITILTGKLGTGKSLLLNMITGFFEPSSGTILFDKIPLQNIDKQKLRNSIGLYLEDMKIIQGTVKENILLGNTESTTEDILELSEQIGIENISSVFSSGFFTEISETDSEVTFSSRKKILLLRTLLGEKRLIILENPFAGLQQEYQERIIRYLQMKKEKTTVIIVSQDENLLQIADQHLHIEDNTLKILS; translated from the coding sequence ATGGAAATAACGGCCAATGAGCAGGGGAAAAGGCTTATCCGCTACATTACAAAAGAAAAAAAAGATGTTACCAACATTTATTTTTATGCTATTCTTAACGGACTCGTATCACTGAGCATTCCTTTGGGAATACAGTCTATCGTAAGTTTTGTGATGGGGGCTACAATGGCAACGTCCATTTATATTCTTATTTTTTTCGTAGTGATGGGAACATGGCTCGTAGGCTATTTCAGGCTAAAAGTGATTGAGATCATTGAAAAAATACAACAAAAAATTTATGTAGAATTCTCTATCGCAATTGCAGATAAAATACCCAAAATACATCTCTCCCATACCAGGAAATATTACCTTCCGGAGCTTATGAACAGGTTTTTTGATATCCAGAATCTTCAGAAAGGTGTCTCTAAAATTTTACTGGAAATTCCTACAGCGCTTATCCAGATCTTCTTCGGTATTCTGCTCCTTTCCTTCTACCATCCATGGTTTTTGGCATTCGGTGCCCTGGTTGTCATCTGCGTGATCATTATTTTCAGATATACGATGGAAAGCGGGATTAAATCAAGTATTGAAGAAAGCAACAGAAAATATGATACTGCAGCATGGATTGAGGATATTGCCGGTTCTGTAAAAACATTTAAATTGCACGCTGACAGCGGGGCCCATCTGAAAGGGACAGATGATCGTGTAGTGGAATATCTGGACCACAGAACAAGCCACTTTAAGGTTCTTGTTTTTCAATACAAAACGATTATTGCCTTTAAAGTTATTATCACGCTGGCAATGCTTGCCATCGGAACTTATCTGTTAATCAGTCAGAAACTTAATATCGGAGCATTTATCGCAACTGAGATTGTGGTTTTAAGTATTATGGCAGCTGTAGAAAAGCTTATCATCAGTCTTGAAAGCTATTATGATCTGATCGCTGCTTATGCCAAACTTTCTAAAATTACAGATCTGAAAGAAGAACAGAACGGAGAAATTATCCTTTCTCAAAAAGGAAAAGGTTTTGAAATTGAGTTTAAAGATGTTAGTTTTTCCTTCAATGAAACAACCCCTATTCTTTCTCACCTTAATTTTAAGATAAAAGAAAACAGCATTACCATCCTGACCGGAAAGCTGGGAACCGGAAAATCACTCTTACTGAATATGATAACCGGATTTTTCGAACCCAGCTCAGGAACAATCCTTTTTGATAAGATTCCTTTACAGAATATTGATAAACAGAAACTCCGGAACTCAATAGGTCTTTATCTTGAGGATATGAAAATAATCCAGGGAACCGTGAAAGAAAATATTCTTCTGGGTAATACCGAAAGTACTACAGAAGACATCCTTGAACTTTCTGAACAGATTGGAATTGAAAATATTTCAAGCGTTTTCAGCAGTGGATTTTTTACAGAAATCAGCGAGACAGATTCTGAGGTGACTTTCAGTTCCAGGAAAAAAATATTATTACTCAGAACGCTGTTGGGAGAAAAAAGACTCATCATTTTAGAAAATCCTTTTGCCGGTCTTCAACAGGAATATCAGGAAAGAATCATAAGATACCTGCAAATGAAAAAAGAGAAAACAACGGTTATCATTGTTTCGCAGGATGAAAACTTACTGCAGATTGCTGATCAGCATCTTCATATCGAAGACAATACTTTAAAAATTCTATCATAA